The following coding sequences lie in one Oryza brachyantha chromosome 10, ObraRS2, whole genome shotgun sequence genomic window:
- the LOC102704922 gene encoding protein PLASTID MOVEMENT IMPAIRED 1-like, translating to MAASGGEAPARSGPVPDLCEYLDRPDALHRRAASVAVVRSGDRGDGPRILDGAGRDDRRARSSRRLSLSSWRRPPLSWAPAGEASSAESRRQGFAAGAAVGGGKMKGAIWDWKPVRVLSRLGKRRSGCLFSIDVAAVRGVPASMDGLRLAVKVRKAETKDGAVQTMPAPVRDGCADFDETLFIKCNLFFTGGAGTGKPLRLEPRRFVVSVVSIEAPGIPLGTHTVDVSSLVLESLQKSSEGRRVRWFDRAFSLSGKATGGELLLKLGFQLMEDAGLCLYTQATEKADDVSPARARVHNKNSFSISSTAAAPKISASDAAISPSMRAYKQLIDRLNVDEHGEPVTSLIPRKFADDELSATSGGDVGYGLPEYEVVDKGVETVKEVVHYQAHRDVLKELDSIADQIEAIEALMTNGGKKSPSPKAVDLLQRLDADEEMVTVEFLRKLEVDDDKGRKLKQPMTPRSESEKKAAPPPAVVPDLGPGLGTAVKTRDGGFLVSTNPFDLPLASGDATPKLAMQVSRPFVLPSSMAATGFDVLQKVAAAGGGDEVRDKVAKLGGMDNLTGKTPEQVGFEGIAEAVIGGRRTEGASSSAARSVRLVRKLAAAVSDGRSERVATGIWTASDDPETLEEVIAFSLQKLEAMAVDALMIQAEMADEDAPFEVAPAAGDATTVFDSLVSPDEWSESHSSDGRVTLLAAIQLRDPSRRYEAVGAPMVAVVQSARLLGAAGGGKFKVRSLHVGGVQLRGPAGAGGRASWSAERQKLTAMQWVLAHGPGPARTGRRARTTTTTPTASSQARQRPDVVWSLSSRVLAGMWLKTVRNPDVKIGATAAGGN from the coding sequence ATGGCTGCGTCGGGCGGTgaggcgccggcgaggtctgGTCCTGTGCCTGACCTGTGCGAGTATCTTGACCGGCCGGATGCTCTCCACAGGCGCGCGGCgtcggtcgccgtcgtgcgGTCCGGTGACCGCGGCGACGGGCCGCGCATCTTGGATGGAGCTGGGAGGGATGACCGGAGGGCGCGGTCGTCGCGCCGGCTGTCGCTGTCGTCGTGGAGGAGGCCCCCGCTCTCTtgggcgccggccggcgaggcgtCGTCGGCGGAGTCGAGGAGGCAAGGATtcgcggccggggcggcggtcGGTGGCGGGAAGATGAAGGGGGCGATATGGGACTGGAAGCCCGTCCGCGTGCTCTCTCGCCTCGGGAAGCGCCGCTCCGGCTGCCTCTTCTCCATCGATGTGGCAGCCGTCCGCGGCGTGCCGGCCTCCATGGacggcctccgcctcgccgtcaagGTCCGCAAGGCGGAGACGAAGGACGGCGCGGTGCAGACgatgccggcgccggtgcgCGACGGCTGCGCTGATTTCGACGAGACGCTCTTCATCAAGTGCAACCTCTTcttcaccggcggcgcgggcaccGGGAAGCCGCTGAGGCTCGAGCCACGGCGGTTCGTCGTGTCCGTCGTCTCCATCGAGGCGCCGGGCATCCCTCTGGGGACGCACACCGTCGACGTCAGCTCCCTCGTGCTCGAATCCCTCCAGAAGAGCTCCGAGGGCCGCCGTGTCCGGTGGTTCGACAGGGCCTTCAGCCTCTCCGGCaaggccaccggcggcgagctgctgcTCAAGCTTGGGTTCCAGCTCATGGAAGACGCCGGGCTCTGCCTCTACACCCAAGCTACAGAGAAGGCCGACGACGTGTCTCCGGCTCGTGCCAGGGTTCACAACAAGAACTCGTTCAGTATctcgagcacggcggcggcgccgaagaTTTCAGCATCCGACGCGGCCATCTCACCCTCCATGAGAGCTTACAAGCAACTCATCGACCGGCTCAACGTCGACGAGCATGGAGAGCCTGTAACGTCTCTGATCCCTCGGAAgttcgccgacgacgagcttTCCGCCACCagtggcggcgacgtcggctaCGGCCTCCCGGAGTACGAAGTGGTCGACAAGGGCGTCGAGACCGTCAAAGAGGTCGTCCACTACCAGGCTCACCGCGACGTGCTAAAAGAGCTCGACTCCATTGCCGACCAGATCGAGGCCATCGAGGCGCTGATGACGAACGGCGGCAAgaagtcgccgtcgccgaaggCGGTGGATCTGCTGCAGCGCCTCGACGCGGATGAAGAGATGGTGACGGTGGAGTTTCTAAGGAAGCTCGAAGTCGACGACGACAAGGGAAGGAAGCTGAAGCAGCCCATGACGCCAAGAAGCGAGTCGGAGAAGaaggcagcgccgccgccggcggtggtgcCGGACTTGGGGCCGGGCCTTGGGACTGCGGTGAAAACGCGCGACGGCGGATTCTTGGTGTCCACGAACCCGTTCGACTTGCCTCTCGCAAGCGGGGATGCGACCCCGAAGCTCGCCATGCAGGTGTCGAGGCCATTCGTGCTGCCGAGCTCCATGGCCGCGACTGGGTTCGACGTCCTCCAGAAGGTagccgcggcgggcggcggcgatgaggtCCGGGACAAGGTGGCAAAGCTCGGTGGCATGGACAACCTCACTGGGAAGACGCCCGAGCAGGTGGGCTTCGAGGGCATAGCGGAGGCGGTCATCGGCGGGCGGCGCACCGAGGGCGCGAGCTCGAGCGCCGCCCGGTCCGTCCGGCTCGTCCGGaagcttgccgccgccgtgtccgaCGGCCGGAGCGAGCGCGTGGCCACCGGAATCTGGACCGCATCGGACGACCCGGAGACGTTGGAGGAGGTGATCGCCTTCTCCCTGCAGAAGCTGGAGGCCATGGCCGTGGACGCGCTCATGATCCAGGCAGAGATGGCCGACGAGGATGCGCCGTTCGAGGTGGCGCCGGCCGCGGGGGACGCCACCACCGTGTTCGACTCGCTGGTGTCCCCCGACGAGTGGTCGGAGTCCCACAGCTCGGACGGCCGCGTCACGCTGCTGGCGGCCATCCAGCTGCGCGACCCGTCGCGGCGCTACGAGGCGGTGGGCGCGCCGATGGTCGCCGTCGTGCAGTCGGCCAGACTgctcggcgcggccggcggcgggaagtTCAAGGTGAGGAGCCtgcacgtcggcggcgtgcAGCTGCGAGGCCCGGCGGGAGCcggcgggcgcgcgagctggagCGCGGAGAGGCAGAAGCTGACGGCCATGCAGTGGGTACTCGCGCACGGGCCCGGGCCGGCGCGCACCGGCAGGAGagcgcggacgacgacgacgacgccgacggcgtcgtctCAGGCGAGGCAGCGGCCCGACGTCGTGTGGAGCCTGTCGTCGCGGGTGCTCGCCGGGATGTGGCTCAAGACGGTGCGCAACCCTGACGTGAAAatcggcgccaccgccgccggcggcaactGA
- the LOC102705196 gene encoding monosaccharide-sensing protein 2-like — translation MEGAVLVAIAASIGNLLQGWDNATIAGAVLYIKKEFNLQSEPLIEGLIVAMSLIGATVVTSFCGVVADSVGRRPMLIASAVLYFVSGLVMLWAPSVYVLLLARLIDGFGIGLAVTLVPMYISETSPSDIRGLLNTLPQFSGSGGMFLSYCMVFGMSLMPQPEWRVMLGVLSIPSFIYFALTVFYLPESPRWLVSKGRMVEAKRVLQFLRGKEDVSGEMALLVEGLEVGKDTTIEEYLIGPDDELADEGLAPDPEKIKLYGTGEGVSWVARPVRGQSALGSALGLTGSMVGQDKSLVDPVVTLFGSVHEKMPEIMGSMRSTLFPNFGSMFSVAEQQQAKADWDAESQREDEDDVSDHDGDDIEDSLQSPLISRQATSMEGKEIAAPHGSIMGAVGRTSSLMQGGEAVSSMGIGGGWQLAWKWTEREGADGQKEGGFQRIYLHEEGVPSDRRGSILSLPGGDVPPGGEFVQAAALVSQPALYYKDLTEQRLAGPAMAHPSEAAAKGPKWAELFEPGVKRALFVGIGIQILQQFAGINGVLYYTPQILEQAGVGVLLSSIGLSSLSASILISGLTTLLMLPSIGIAMRLMDISGRRFLLLATIPILIVALAILILVNVVEVGTMVHASLSTVSVILYFCFFVMGFGPIPNIFCAEIFPTTVRGICIAICSMTFWIGDIIVTYTLPVMLNSIGLAGVFGIYAVVCILALLFVYTKVPETKGMPLEVITEVFSLGTQPKHDKEDMD, via the exons ATGGAGGGCGCCGTGCTGGTCGCCATCGCGGCCTCCATCGGCAACCTGCTGCAGGGCTGGGATAATGCAACCATTGCAG GTGCAGTTCTATACATAAAGAAAGAATTCAACCTGCAGAGCGAGCCCCTCATCGAAGGTCTGATTGTGGCCATGTCGCTTATTGGGGCAACAGTCGTCACATCGTTCTGCGGAGTAGTGGCTGACTCTGTTGGTAGGCGGCCCATGCTGATCGCATCGGCTGTCCTCTACTTTGTTAGTGGGCTTGTGATGCTCTGGGCGCCAAGCGTGTATGTCTTGCTCTTGGCAAGGCTCATTGATGGGTTCGGGATCGGTTTGGCTGTCACACTTGTCCCGATGTACATCTCTGAGACTTCCCCCTCAGACATCAGAGGACTGCTGAACACGCTGCCACAGTTCAGTGGGTCTGGAGGGATGTTCCTTTCATACTGCATGGTGTTTGGCATGTCCCTCATGCCGCAGCCGGAGTGGAGGGTCATGCTTGGCGTTCTATCAATACCATCGTTTATATACTTTGCATTGACTGTCTTCTACTTACCCGAATCGCCAAGGTGGCTTGTGAGCAAAGGAAGAATGGTTGAGGCCAAGCGTGTGTTGCAATTCCTGCGAGGAAAGGAAGACGTTTCAG GAGAAATGGCCCTTCTTGTTGAAGGACTGGAGGTTGGGAAAGATACAACCATTGAAGAATATTTAATTGGTCCTGATGATGAGCTTGCGGATGAAGGTCTGGCTCCAGATCCAGAGAAGATCAAACTGTATGGAACCGGAGAAGGCGTATCATGGGTTGCCCGTCCTGTTCGGGGGCAAAGCGCACTTGGAAGCGCGTTAGGTCTCACAGGTAGTATGGTCGGCCAGGATAAGTCCCTTGTGGATCCTGTTGTCACTCTTTTTGGAAGTGTCCATGAGAAGATGCCTGAGATAATGGGAAGCATGCGAAGCACGTTGTTTCCTAACTTTGGCAGTATGTTTAGCGTTGCGGAACAACAGCAAGCTAAAGCTGATTGGGATGCTGAGAGTCAAAgggaagatgaagatgatgtaTCAGACCATGATGGAGATGACATTGAAGATAGCCTCCAAAGCCCACTTATTTCTCGTCAGGCGACAAGCATGGAAGGAAAGGAGATTGCTGCACCTCATGGCAGTATAATGGGTGCTGTGGGAAGAACTAGTAGTCTCATGCAGGGAGGGGAGGCAGTAAGCAGCATGGGCATTGGTGGGGGATGGCAGTTGGCTTGGAAATGGACTGAGAGAGAAGGTGCAGATGGTCAAAAAGAAGGTGGTTTCCAACGTATTTACTTGCATGAAGAGGGTGTGCCAAGTGATCGTAGGGGGTCTATATTGTCATTGCCAGGAGGTGATGTTCCTCCTGGTGGCGAGTTTGTCCAGGCAGCTGCTCTTGTGAGCCAACCTGCTCTTTACTATAAGGACTTGACGGAGCAACGTCTTGCTGGCCCTGCCATGGCGCACCCATCTGAGGCAGCTGCTAAAGGTCCAAAATGGGCAGAACTATTTGAACCTGGAGTGAAGCGTGCTCTCTTTGTTGGCATAGGAATACAGATCCTGCAACAG TTTGCTGGCATTAATGGAGTTCTGTACTACACTCCACAAATTCTCGAGCAAGCGGGTGTTGGTGTCCTTCTTTCAAGCATCGGACTTAGCTCCTTATCTGCATCTATTCTTATTAGTGGATTGACAACCTTGCTGATGCTTCCCAGCATTGGTATTGCTATGAGGCTCATGGATATATCTGGAAGAAG GTTTCTTCTCCTTGCGACAATCCCTATTCTGATAGTAGCACTAGCTATCTTGATTCTGGTCAATGTTGTGGAAGTGGGAACCATGGTGCATGCCTCGTTGTCTACCGTCAGTGTCATACTCTACTTCTGCTTCTTCGTCATGGGGTTTGGGCCTATTCCAAACATTTTTTGTGCAGAGATTTTCCCAACCACTGTTCGTGGCATCTGCATAGCCATCTGTTCCATGACATTCTGGATTGGTGATATCATCGTGACATACACCCTCCCCGTGATGCTTAATTCCATCGGGCTTGCTGGAGTATTTGGAATCTATGCAGTTGTTTGCATACTAGCTTTGCTGTTTGTCTACACGAAGGTGCCGGAGACGAAGGGCATGCCTCTTGAAGTCATCACCGAGGTATTCTCTCTTGGAACACAGCCAAAGCATGACAAGGAAGATATGGACTAG